The Rhodothermales bacterium genome contains the following window.
CTTTCTGCAGAACGTCTCCCGGTCCAAGGCTCAGAAGGGCATCAAGGAAGGGCGTGTCACGGTCAACGGGAAGGTGATCAAGAAGGTGTCCCACCCCGTGCAGCCGGGAGACCGCATCGTGTGCACCCTGCTCAAGCCGCCTCCGCTTGAGATCGTGCCCGAGGCCATTCCGCTGGATGTGCCGTTTGAGGATGAGCACCTGCTGGTGGTCAACAAGCCGCCGGGCATGGTGGTGCACCCCGCGTTCGGGCACCGAACCGGCACTTTGGTTCACGCGCTGCTGCACCATCTGGGCGCGGGCACCGTGTCGTTTGAGGAGGAGGAAGAAGAGCCCGAAACGGACGATGTGGGACTGTCCATGATGAACGCCGGACCCCGGTTCGACGGCGACGCGGCGCTTCGCCCGGGCATCGTGCACCGGCTGGACAAGGACACCAGCGGGCTCCTGGTGGTCGCGAAGAACGAGGGCGTGCACGCGGCGCTGGCCAAGCAATTCGAGCAGCGTACCACCCGCAGGCGCTATAAGGCCCTGGTGTGGGGCACGCCTGACCCCGAGGAAGGTCGCATCGAGGGCGCCCTGGCTCGACACCCGCGCGACCGCAAGAAGATGGCCGTTGTGCGGGAGGACCGAGGCAAGTTCGCCGCCACCAACTACCGGGTGGAGGAACGTTTCCAGTACGTCAGCCTGGTGTCATTCGTGCTGGAGACCGGTCGTACGCACCAGATCCGCGTGCACGCCAAGTCCCTGGGCCATCCAGTCCTGGGCGATGGGACCTACGGCGGCGCCGGCGTCGCGCGCGGCCCGGACACGGCCAGGCG
Protein-coding sequences here:
- a CDS encoding RluA family pseudouridine synthase — encoded protein: MTDPNYPERIDTEVTLEVPPGYREEGRLDLYVTRFLQNVSRSKAQKGIKEGRVTVNGKVIKKVSHPVQPGDRIVCTLLKPPPLEIVPEAIPLDVPFEDEHLLVVNKPPGMVVHPAFGHRTGTLVHALLHHLGAGTVSFEEEEEEPETDDVGLSMMNAGPRFDGDAALRPGIVHRLDKDTSGLLVVAKNEGVHAALAKQFEQRTTRRRYKALVWGTPDPEEGRIEGALARHPRDRKKMAVVREDRGKFAATNYRVEERFQYVSLVSFVLETGRTHQIRVHAKSLGHPVLGDGTYGGAGVARGPDTARRRAYYRNLYDLLPRQALHAETLGFRHPVSREEMDLQSPIPADMAAAMEKLRKGEPG